A section of the Cuniculiplasma divulgatum genome encodes:
- a CDS encoding ATP/GTP-binding protein, translated as MIGSLFVTGPAGTGKSTFCAAYKDWLISNGYDAAIVNLDPGSEYIPYEAEIDIRETISLSQIMSEYNLGPNGAQIVAADLLLENTEPVTKVLRELEDYYVIFDTPGQIELFSFRPGSPMLVDRLSNGKAMIAFIADAVLSASPSGFISQKMLFGSVLSRFYKPMLFVLNKLDLITDDDLEAVMRWEDSPDLLRDALMDEKQEMVKDYFSAVLNAFKESQMVSKIFPVSAKDMYGFEDIYSEMSLFFTGGSDTDTMYRDD; from the coding sequence ATGATAGGATCACTCTTTGTGACCGGACCTGCAGGAACCGGAAAATCCACATTCTGCGCAGCATACAAGGACTGGCTCATCTCAAACGGCTACGACGCAGCTATCGTGAACCTTGATCCCGGTTCGGAATACATCCCCTATGAGGCGGAGATTGACATCAGGGAGACCATTTCCCTGAGCCAGATCATGTCGGAATACAATCTTGGGCCAAACGGCGCACAGATTGTTGCCGCGGATCTGCTTCTGGAAAATACGGAGCCTGTTACAAAGGTGCTGAGGGAACTTGAGGATTATTACGTGATTTTCGACACGCCTGGCCAGATCGAGCTGTTCAGCTTCAGGCCGGGGAGCCCAATGCTGGTGGATCGCCTGAGCAACGGGAAGGCAATGATTGCATTCATAGCTGATGCTGTGCTGTCTGCCTCCCCATCAGGATTCATATCCCAGAAGATGCTCTTCGGATCGGTCCTTTCCAGATTCTACAAGCCCATGCTGTTCGTGCTGAACAAGCTCGATCTCATCACCGATGATGATCTGGAGGCGGTCATGAGATGGGAGGATTCTCCTGATCTTCTCCGGGATGCCCTCATGGACGAGAAGCAGGAGATGGTGAAGGACTACTTCTCCGCTGTGCTCAACGCATTCAAGGAGAGCCAGATGGTCAGCAAGATCTTCCCCGTTTCTGCAAAGGACATGTACGGCTTCGAGGACATCTACAGCGAGATGTCGCTTTTCTTCACCGGGGGATCAGACACCGATACCATGTACAGGGACGACTGA
- a CDS encoding nucleotide-binding protein, with protein MGAKHHCLICGDLIYGGMYCSTCSREIGRSRTMDDESMEEWIDRVRYTKPMYLYSEHHNLLQLDVFFWH; from the coding sequence ATGGGAGCAAAACATCACTGCCTTATATGCGGAGACCTCATCTACGGCGGCATGTACTGTTCCACCTGCTCCCGTGAAATAGGGAGATCCAGAACCATGGACGATGAATCCATGGAGGAGTGGATTGACCGTGTCAGGTACACAAAACCAATGTATCTTTATTCGGAACACCATAACCTGCTCCAGCTGGATGTGTTCTTCTGGCACTGA
- a CDS encoding Fe-Mn family superoxide dismutase, translating into MAENWQIKDKLKPSGLDGISDKQIDYHFETHYKGYVNKLNEIWEKLPNADRSKANQNYSEFRELKLEETFNFDGSLLHETYFANLAKEHAPVSESFKKQVEKDFGSYEKWVEDFKATGVAFRGWSLCVFDLNTGKLRNVGADVHNTNGIWNAILVLALDVYEHAYYTDYGPKRAPYLDAFLKNVKWSDVEQRLEKAKKMYEIFK; encoded by the coding sequence ATGGCTGAAAACTGGCAAATAAAAGACAAACTGAAGCCAAGCGGGCTGGATGGAATTTCTGACAAGCAGATAGATTACCATTTTGAAACCCACTACAAGGGCTATGTGAACAAGCTGAACGAGATCTGGGAGAAGCTCCCAAACGCAGACAGGAGCAAGGCGAACCAGAATTACAGTGAATTCAGGGAACTCAAGCTGGAGGAGACCTTCAACTTTGATGGATCACTCCTGCACGAAACCTACTTTGCAAACCTCGCAAAGGAACACGCTCCCGTGTCTGAATCCTTCAAGAAGCAGGTTGAGAAGGACTTCGGAAGTTATGAGAAGTGGGTTGAGGATTTCAAGGCAACTGGAGTTGCTTTCAGGGGCTGGAGCCTTTGCGTCTTCGACCTTAACACGGGAAAGCTGAGGAATGTCGGCGCCGATGTCCACAACACCAATGGCATATGGAATGCCATACTTGTGCTTGCCCTGGACGTCTATGAGCATGCATACTACACGGACTACGGACCAAAGAGAGCTCCATACCTGGACGCCTTCCTGAAGAACGTGAAGTGGTCAGATGTGGAACAGAGGCTTGAAAAGGCCAAGAAAATGTATGAAATTTTCAAATAA
- a CDS encoding N-glycosylase/DNA lyase, protein MEKTPVLPFRESDFGPSVEGIADLMNSPFSLEVQAKAAEFRSMGQKSAEDLFGELCFCILAANTSAEMGLRTQLYIGNHGFINYPEEKLRDELKKVKYRFYNLRSSFIVKARPVMYMLPDIARSMDPWEAREFLVENVKGIGYKEASHFLRNVGVFRFAILDKHIIRMLSSAFPDGGGAKITSPSRYLEMEKYFLALAESLNLEPGILDLYMWKIATGKLIK, encoded by the coding sequence ATGGAGAAAACCCCTGTCCTGCCTTTCCGTGAATCAGATTTCGGGCCCTCTGTTGAGGGCATAGCCGATCTGATGAATTCCCCGTTCTCGCTGGAAGTCCAGGCTAAGGCCGCTGAATTCAGGAGCATGGGGCAGAAGTCAGCGGAAGATCTCTTTGGGGAACTCTGTTTCTGCATCCTTGCTGCAAACACCTCTGCCGAGATGGGCCTCCGGACCCAGCTGTATATAGGGAACCACGGGTTCATAAACTACCCGGAGGAAAAACTCAGGGATGAACTGAAGAAGGTGAAGTACAGGTTCTACAACCTCAGGAGCTCTTTCATAGTTAAAGCCAGACCAGTAATGTACATGCTTCCGGACATTGCAAGGAGCATGGACCCATGGGAGGCCAGGGAATTCCTGGTGGAGAACGTCAAGGGCATAGGGTACAAGGAGGCATCACATTTCCTGAGGAATGTTGGGGTTTTCCGTTTTGCCATCCTGGACAAGCATATCATCAGGATGCTATCCTCTGCCTTCCCGGATGGCGGGGGAGCAAAGATCACCTCGCCTTCAAGGTATCTGGAAATGGAGAAGTACTTCCTGGCCCTGGCGGAATCGCTGAATCTCGAGCCGGGAATCCTGGACCTCTACATGTGGAAGATTGCCACTGGAAAGCTGATAAAGTAA
- a CDS encoding NAD(P)H-hydrate dehydratase: MMSYDDVARADRNYEYFVGDLWTLMQNAGARVAEYVSASQGDGKKVLVVAGNGNNGGDGIVAGTLLSGKNTVSLFPISGPYGMKTRDSRHAMRDYRGRFMDMQSFMEEASSYHVIIDAIFGSGFSGEPRPPYDTIIRKINESGVYIVSVDVPSALGSSLPVKPDATVTFSDSKTGMTPENSGKIVVADIGIPEKVFTHNGPGEFVYFRKSEKSSHKGMNGRAAIIGGWTYHGSAVIASGGAMAVGSDLVKIYTTGLNYPIISSYDPGIIVRNLDLEVPHEEVMNNDSILVGSGLGKGQDVHFITGLVKGFTGTIVLDAEGLDFHRQIREAAPGSRIIMTPHTGEFRRISGLEPTAENAAAFARSTGSCVILKGVVDTVTDGKATRFTEGGNPRMTMGGTGDLLAGLVTGLAARTADPFRASCMASFLNKSAGDFCQRQKSLWYSVTDMIHAIPDLMIQYVG, encoded by the coding sequence ATGATGTCCTACGATGATGTTGCCAGGGCGGACAGGAATTATGAATACTTTGTTGGGGACCTGTGGACCCTCATGCAGAATGCCGGAGCCAGGGTGGCGGAATATGTTTCAGCGTCCCAGGGAGACGGAAAGAAAGTTCTGGTGGTTGCCGGGAACGGCAACAATGGCGGGGACGGCATTGTGGCGGGAACGCTGCTTTCAGGGAAAAACACCGTGAGCCTCTTCCCCATCTCCGGGCCATATGGAATGAAGACCAGGGATTCCCGCCATGCCATGAGGGATTACAGGGGCAGGTTCATGGACATGCAGTCTTTCATGGAGGAAGCATCCAGCTACCATGTGATCATCGATGCCATCTTCGGGTCCGGTTTTTCAGGCGAACCCCGGCCCCCGTATGACACCATAATCAGGAAGATCAATGAATCCGGCGTATACATTGTGTCCGTTGACGTTCCATCTGCACTTGGATCATCACTCCCTGTGAAGCCGGATGCCACAGTGACCTTTTCCGATTCCAAGACAGGAATGACACCCGAGAACTCCGGAAAAATAGTTGTCGCCGACATAGGCATTCCAGAAAAGGTCTTCACCCATAACGGCCCCGGTGAATTTGTCTATTTCAGAAAATCAGAGAAATCCTCCCACAAGGGCATGAACGGCAGGGCCGCAATAATAGGCGGATGGACCTACCATGGTTCTGCCGTTATTGCATCCGGAGGAGCAATGGCCGTAGGTTCCGATCTGGTGAAGATCTACACCACTGGCCTCAATTATCCAATCATTTCCTCATACGATCCGGGCATCATTGTGAGGAACCTGGATCTTGAAGTACCCCATGAAGAGGTCATGAACAATGATTCCATACTGGTAGGATCCGGCCTGGGGAAGGGGCAGGATGTTCACTTCATAACAGGCCTGGTGAAGGGATTCACGGGCACAATAGTCCTTGACGCCGAAGGGCTGGACTTCCACAGGCAGATCAGGGAAGCCGCTCCAGGCAGCCGCATCATCATGACACCGCATACCGGGGAATTCCGGCGCATCTCAGGTCTGGAGCCCACCGCTGAAAATGCAGCTGCGTTTGCCAGATCCACAGGATCCTGCGTGATCCTGAAGGGCGTTGTGGACACCGTCACCGATGGAAAGGCCACAAGATTCACTGAGGGGGGCAACCCCAGGATGACCATGGGCGGAACCGGCGATCTGCTTGCGGGACTCGTGACTGGTCTGGCTGCCAGGACTGCCGACCCCTTCAGGGCCTCGTGCATGGCCTCATTCCTCAACAAGAGTGCTGGCGACTTCTGCCAGAGGCAGAAATCACTCTGGTACAGCGTCACTGACATGATTCACGCCATCCCGGATCTCATGATACAGTACGTGGGATAG